A genomic window from Elaeis guineensis isolate ETL-2024a chromosome 3, EG11, whole genome shotgun sequence includes:
- the LOC105040514 gene encoding profilin isoform X1 has translation MSWQPYVDDHLMSEIEGHRLTAAAIIGHDGNVWAKSDMFPEFKPEEITNIMNDFAEPGSLAPTGLFLGSTKYMVIQGEAGSVIRGKKGSGGITIKKTNQALIFGIYDEPMTPGQCNMVVERMGDYLIDQGM, from the exons ATGTCGTGGCAACCGTATGTCGACGACCATCTGATGAGCGAGATCGAGGGCCACCGTCTCACCGCCGCGGCGATTATCGGACACGATGGGAACGTCTGGGCCAAGAGCGATATGTTTCCAGAG TTCAAGCCTGAGGAGATCACCAATATTATGAATGATTTTGCGGAGCCGGGGTCCCTAGCCCCCACTGGCTTGTTTCTTGGATCAACAAAGTATATGGTAATTCAAGGAGAGGCTGGATCAGTTATCCGTGGAAAGAAG GGGTCAGGTGGCATTACTATTAAGAAGACAAACCAGGCACTAATCTTTGGTATCTATGATGAGCCCATGACTCCAGGGCAGTGCAACATGGTTGTTGAGAGAATGGGCGACTACCTTATCGACCAGGGCATGTAA
- the LOC105040514 gene encoding profilin isoform X2, with product MSWQPYVDDHLMSEIEGHRLTAAAIIGHDGNVWAKSDMFPEFKPEEITNIMNDFAEPGSLAPTGLFLGSTKYMVIQGEAGSVIRGKKKSGCLSYLVQLFVRIKYII from the exons ATGTCGTGGCAACCGTATGTCGACGACCATCTGATGAGCGAGATCGAGGGCCACCGTCTCACCGCCGCGGCGATTATCGGACACGATGGGAACGTCTGGGCCAAGAGCGATATGTTTCCAGAG TTCAAGCCTGAGGAGATCACCAATATTATGAATGATTTTGCGGAGCCGGGGTCCCTAGCCCCCACTGGCTTGTTTCTTGGATCAACAAAGTATATGGTAATTCAAGGAGAGGCTGGATCAGTTATCCGTGGAAAGAAG AAAAGTGGGTGTCTCTCTTATCTGGTGCAGCTCTTCGTGcgcataaaatatattatttaa